Proteins co-encoded in one Hymenobacter swuensis DY53 genomic window:
- a CDS encoding Rrf2 family transcriptional regulator — protein MNTRFAVATHILAYLAHAEGQPVSSEVLASSAGTHPVVVRRLVSTLREAGLVQSQRGAGGGTLLARPATDISLLDVFQAMQETEPDLFQISSTNPNSHCDLGRVMQETLEGLFGPAIAAMRAALAAVSVAHVTQELAQRLPKGCPGNTG, from the coding sequence ATGAACACTCGTTTCGCCGTTGCGACGCACATCCTGGCCTATCTGGCGCACGCCGAGGGCCAGCCGGTGTCGTCGGAAGTGTTGGCCAGCAGTGCGGGCACCCACCCGGTGGTGGTGCGCCGGCTGGTGAGCACGCTACGCGAAGCCGGCCTAGTGCAAAGCCAGCGAGGGGCGGGCGGCGGTACGCTACTGGCCCGCCCGGCCACCGATATTTCTTTGCTCGACGTGTTTCAGGCCATGCAGGAAACCGAGCCCGACCTGTTTCAGATCAGCAGCACCAACCCCAACTCCCACTGTGACCTGGGCCGCGTGATGCAGGAAACGCTTGAGGGCCTGTTCGGGCCGGCCATTGCGGCCATGCGGGCGGCATTGGCGGCTGTTTCGGTGGCGCACGTCACGCAGGAGCTGGCTCAGCGCCTGCCCAAAGGCTGCCCCGGCAACACCGGCTGA
- a CDS encoding phosphopantetheine-binding protein, with the protein MEQLIHFQVERMLRRKRRNPALTLTPSSRLQEDIGFDSIDLVELAINLEHRFHIEITDAEMERMRTVQDVLDCVDHHLSELLVK; encoded by the coding sequence ATGGAACAGCTCATTCACTTCCAGGTAGAGCGCATGCTCCGCCGCAAGCGCCGCAATCCGGCCCTCACGCTTACCCCATCTTCCCGCCTGCAGGAAGATATCGGCTTCGATTCCATTGACTTAGTGGAGCTGGCTATTAACTTGGAGCACCGCTTTCACATCGAAATTACCGATGCGGAAATGGAGCGCATGCGCACCGTGCAGGATGTACTCGACTGCGTGGACCATCACCTCAGCGAACTGCTCGTTAAGTAG
- a CDS encoding GNAT family N-acetyltransferase, producing the protein MIPLIAYTPRLTLVAASRALLTAELQKPHYFPILLGAEMPAHWPPGEYDTEAQQFFLEQLTAGGRTAAGWYGWYALLRAGAEAPKNTLIGAGGFHGPPADDTAEIGFAIATDWHGRGLGTELVAGLIRHAADTGMVRYLTARTTPTNDGARRVLEANGFKRISDALDAEGRQLYGRDLSDADKTPPKA; encoded by the coding sequence ATGATTCCATTGATTGCCTATACTCCCCGCCTCACGTTGGTGGCGGCCAGCCGGGCGTTGCTGACTGCCGAACTTCAGAAGCCGCACTATTTCCCTATTCTATTGGGGGCCGAAATGCCCGCGCACTGGCCCCCGGGCGAGTATGATACGGAGGCGCAGCAGTTTTTTCTGGAACAGCTCACGGCGGGTGGCCGCACGGCCGCAGGCTGGTACGGCTGGTACGCGTTGCTGCGGGCCGGGGCCGAAGCGCCCAAAAACACCCTCATCGGGGCCGGTGGCTTTCATGGCCCGCCCGCTGATGATACGGCCGAAATCGGGTTTGCCATTGCTACCGACTGGCACGGCCGGGGCCTGGGCACCGAGCTGGTAGCCGGCCTCATCCGTCATGCCGCCGATACGGGCATGGTCCGCTACCTCACCGCCCGTACCACACCCACTAATGATGGCGCCCGGCGCGTACTGGAAGCCAACGGCTTCAAGCGCATCTCCGACGCCCTCGACGCCGAAGGCCGCCAGCTCTACGGCCGCGACCTATCCGACGCCGATAAAACCCCGCCAAAGGCTTAG
- a CDS encoding M13 family metallopeptidase, with protein MKHLSAPNRAGAAALLLALAGCATTQPAATTTTSTPAPAVASSTGGRSINPQDVDRSVSPCEDFFRFSGGNWLKNNPIPAYASSWAPRNELNDRTQATLRRILEDAAADRAAAPGSNRQKVGDYYAAGMDSVGLEKAGLTYLKPELARIAAVKDRPGLLSEIARQQTLGTGAFFRAGVAPDRKNSSVYAVNMSQGGLGMPDRDYYLKDDARSKTVRTAYITYLTNTFKLLGDAEATAAAKAATVVRVETRLARASKDRVSLRDPYASYNKMTVAEADKQFPNLQPSALLKRNGLGAAQEVIVGQPEFFREVSAVLKEEPLQDLKTYLSWQLVSSVPAALPQAFSDEAFRFAQVQSGAKQQPTRWKRMLAATDGTLGEAFGQLYVDQAFSPAAKQKALDMLANIRESMAEHIQTNTWMSAATKQEALKKLSALRVKIGYPDKWKDYSALNISRESYLKNVLAARQWGYQQNMKKFGGPIDRTEWSMTPPTINAYYSPPMNEIVFPAGYLQPPFFDPEADDAVNYGAIGGVMGHEMTHGFDDSGRQYDSEGNLRDWWTPADAAEFTKRAAVVGTQYSAFSPLDSVYVNGKLTMGENLADFAGLTIVYAALQKQLDKQYGKGNRPLIDGFTPEQRFFLSWAQLRRQNIRPEALRQQILTDPHSPGQYRTIGPLMNMPEFYQAFGCTPGQKMVRPDAERAVIW; from the coding sequence ATGAAACACCTTTCTGCTCCTAACCGGGCCGGCGCGGCGGCCCTGCTGCTAGCCCTGGCCGGCTGCGCTACCACCCAGCCCGCCGCCACCACAACCACAAGTACACCGGCTCCGGCGGTGGCCTCTAGCACCGGCGGCCGCAGCATCAACCCCCAGGATGTAGACCGCTCGGTGTCGCCCTGCGAAGATTTCTTCCGGTTTTCGGGTGGCAACTGGCTGAAAAATAACCCCATTCCGGCCTACGCCAGCAGCTGGGCCCCGCGCAACGAGCTGAATGACCGGACCCAGGCCACGCTGCGCCGCATCCTAGAAGATGCCGCCGCCGACCGCGCCGCCGCGCCCGGCTCGAACCGCCAGAAAGTAGGCGACTACTACGCCGCCGGCATGGACTCGGTGGGTCTGGAAAAAGCCGGCCTGACTTACCTCAAGCCCGAGCTGGCCCGCATTGCCGCCGTGAAGGATCGGCCCGGCCTACTCTCGGAAATTGCCCGCCAGCAGACGCTGGGAACCGGCGCGTTCTTCCGGGCCGGCGTTGCGCCCGACCGCAAAAACAGCTCGGTGTACGCCGTGAACATGAGCCAGGGCGGCCTGGGTATGCCCGATCGGGACTACTACCTCAAGGACGACGCCCGCTCCAAAACCGTGCGCACGGCCTACATCACCTACCTCACCAACACCTTCAAGCTGCTCGGCGACGCGGAAGCTACGGCCGCTGCCAAGGCCGCCACGGTAGTGCGCGTGGAAACCCGCCTGGCCCGCGCCAGCAAAGACCGGGTTTCGCTGCGCGACCCGTACGCCAGCTACAACAAGATGACGGTGGCCGAGGCCGACAAGCAGTTCCCGAACTTGCAGCCCTCGGCTTTGCTCAAGCGCAACGGCCTGGGCGCGGCCCAGGAGGTGATTGTGGGCCAGCCCGAGTTCTTCCGGGAAGTCAGCGCGGTGCTGAAAGAGGAGCCGCTGCAGGACCTCAAAACCTACCTGAGCTGGCAGTTGGTATCGTCGGTGCCAGCGGCTTTGCCTCAGGCGTTCAGTGACGAGGCCTTCCGGTTTGCGCAGGTGCAGAGCGGGGCCAAACAGCAGCCCACCCGCTGGAAACGCATGCTGGCCGCCACCGACGGCACCCTGGGCGAGGCCTTCGGGCAGCTGTATGTGGATCAGGCGTTTTCGCCCGCCGCCAAGCAGAAGGCCCTCGATATGCTGGCCAACATCCGCGAGTCGATGGCCGAGCACATTCAGACCAACACCTGGATGAGCGCCGCCACCAAACAGGAAGCCCTCAAGAAGCTCAGCGCCCTGCGCGTGAAAATCGGCTACCCCGACAAGTGGAAGGACTATTCGGCGCTCAACATTTCGCGCGAGTCATACCTGAAAAACGTGCTGGCGGCCCGCCAGTGGGGCTACCAGCAGAACATGAAGAAGTTCGGCGGGCCCATTGACCGCACCGAGTGGAGCATGACGCCGCCCACCATCAACGCCTACTACAGCCCGCCGATGAACGAAATCGTGTTTCCGGCCGGCTACCTGCAGCCCCCGTTCTTCGACCCCGAAGCCGACGATGCGGTAAACTACGGCGCCATCGGCGGGGTGATGGGCCACGAAATGACCCACGGCTTCGACGACTCCGGCCGGCAGTACGACTCGGAAGGCAACCTGCGCGACTGGTGGACGCCCGCCGACGCGGCCGAATTCACGAAGCGCGCCGCCGTGGTAGGCACCCAGTACTCGGCCTTCTCGCCCCTGGATTCAGTGTACGTGAACGGCAAACTCACCATGGGCGAGAACCTAGCCGATTTCGCCGGCCTCACCATCGTGTACGCCGCCCTGCAGAAGCAGCTCGATAAACAGTACGGCAAAGGCAACCGTCCGCTCATCGACGGCTTCACGCCCGAGCAGCGCTTCTTCCTGAGCTGGGCCCAGCTGCGCCGCCAGAACATCCGCCCCGAAGCCCTGCGCCAGCAAATCCTCACCGACCCCCACTCGCCCGGCCAGTACCGCACCATCGGCCCCCTCATGAACATGCCCGAGTTCTACCAAGCATTCGGCTGCACGCCCGGCCAGAAAATGGTGCGCCCCGATGCCGAACGGGCAGTTATCTGGTAG
- a CDS encoding pirin family protein, with translation MRTIKAQHRAQSAPIADLVTYRALPTNAVQHLDPFLFLNHHGPQVYRPHNRGLPFGPHPHRGFETVTFILEGDIMHQDTGGHQSIIGPGGIQWMTAGRGLIHAEVSSPEFKRTGGPLEILQLWVNLPAKDKMVEPRYIGLQEPEIPHVALDEGRVTVHAVSGEWAGTAGAVTPLADIQLATIDFRQGGQLHLPIPAERTVFFYVIRGRLRVNGQETEARRLVEFNYDGDELQVEALDDAVLLLGHALPFQEPILAHGPFVMNTEQEIREAYQDYQAGKFGTWEE, from the coding sequence ATGCGCACCATCAAAGCCCAGCACCGCGCCCAGAGCGCACCTATTGCCGACCTCGTGACGTACCGGGCGCTGCCTACCAACGCCGTGCAGCACCTGGATCCGTTTCTGTTTCTGAACCACCACGGCCCGCAGGTGTACCGCCCCCACAACCGGGGCCTGCCCTTCGGCCCCCACCCCCACCGCGGCTTTGAAACCGTGACGTTTATTCTGGAAGGCGATATTATGCACCAGGATACGGGCGGGCACCAGAGCATCATCGGGCCGGGCGGCATTCAGTGGATGACGGCCGGCCGGGGCCTGATTCACGCCGAAGTGTCCTCCCCCGAGTTCAAGCGCACCGGCGGTCCGCTCGAAATCCTGCAGCTGTGGGTGAACCTACCGGCCAAGGACAAAATGGTGGAGCCCCGCTACATTGGGCTGCAGGAGCCCGAAATTCCGCACGTAGCGCTGGACGAGGGCCGGGTGACCGTGCACGCCGTTTCGGGCGAGTGGGCCGGCACCGCCGGGGCCGTTACCCCGCTGGCCGACATCCAGCTGGCTACCATCGATTTCCGGCAAGGCGGCCAGCTGCACCTGCCCATTCCGGCCGAGCGGACCGTGTTCTTCTACGTTATCCGGGGCCGGCTGCGCGTGAATGGCCAGGAAACCGAAGCCCGCCGGCTAGTGGAGTTCAATTACGACGGCGACGAGTTGCAAGTGGAAGCCCTGGACGATGCCGTGCTGCTGCTGGGTCACGCCCTCCCCTTCCAAGAGCCCATTCTGGCCCATGGCCCCTTCGTGATGAATACCGAGCAGGAAATCCGGGAAGCCTACCAGGATTATCAAGCCGGCAAGTTCGGCACCTGGGAGGAATAA
- a CDS encoding Hsp20/alpha crystallin family protein — protein sequence MNLISKDFIRNIAPQLNLFNTLGGGIAQAAMRIDKQKKGVVVRVAVPSVSPENFHVVLNENVLTVFAEFRHSPEDQLAAPLFSRVLQLPAGLDLARIDAVFEGQELQVRIPYQASPEPREINIKQR from the coding sequence ATGAACCTGATCAGCAAAGATTTTATCCGCAACATAGCCCCGCAACTCAACCTGTTTAACACATTGGGTGGTGGTATTGCGCAGGCCGCTATGCGGATTGACAAGCAGAAGAAAGGCGTGGTGGTACGGGTAGCGGTTCCGTCGGTAAGCCCCGAAAACTTCCACGTGGTACTAAACGAGAATGTGCTGACGGTTTTCGCCGAATTCCGTCACTCGCCCGAAGACCAGTTGGCCGCGCCTTTGTTCAGTCGGGTGCTGCAACTGCCCGCCGGCCTCGACCTGGCCCGTATTGATGCCGTGTTTGAGGGCCAGGAATTGCAGGTGCGCATTCCGTACCAGGCCAGCCCCGAGCCCCGCGAAATCAATATCAAGCAGCGTTAA
- a CDS encoding VOC family protein has protein sequence MLQGLRTVVYPVGNLAKAKAWYSQVLEQEPYFDEPFYVGFNVGGYELGLDPDGPIAGQCGPTTYWGVPDADAAFARLVELGAHPHQSVQDVGGGIRLGTVQDPFGNLFGIIQNPHFQLPAAP, from the coding sequence ATGCTTCAAGGACTACGCACCGTTGTGTACCCCGTGGGCAATCTGGCAAAGGCCAAAGCCTGGTACAGCCAAGTACTGGAGCAGGAACCATATTTCGATGAGCCGTTTTACGTGGGCTTCAACGTGGGCGGCTATGAGCTGGGCCTCGACCCCGATGGCCCCATAGCCGGGCAGTGCGGCCCCACCACCTACTGGGGCGTCCCCGATGCCGATGCCGCCTTTGCGCGCTTGGTTGAACTCGGCGCGCATCCGCACCAATCCGTGCAGGATGTGGGCGGCGGTATCCGACTGGGCACGGTGCAGGACCCGTTCGGCAATCTATTTGGCATCATTCAGAATCCTCACTTTCAACTACCGGCAGCACCGTAG
- a CDS encoding NADH:flavin oxidoreductase/NADH oxidase, whose translation MSQLFTPLVQRGLTLKNRLVISPMCQYSAQDGFSNDWHLVHLGSRAVGGASLILLEATAVVPEGRITPDDLGIWHDDHVTNLRRIVEFLKSQGCVAGIQLAHAGRKASHASPWKGGQQLGPEEGGWNTVAPSALAFSPEETAPEALDAAGIQAVVEAFRVGARRSIAAGFEVLEIHAAHGYLLHQFLSPLSNQRTDAYGGSFENRSRLLLEVVAATRAEMPDHLPLWVRVSATDWTEGGWTAEDTVRLAAILKANGVELLDCSTGGNVPKADIPVGPGYQVPFAEQVRRETGLPTGAVGLITEAQQAEEILTSGQADVVLLARESLRDAYFPLHAAHDLGAEVAWPPQYERAKPRH comes from the coding sequence ATGAGTCAACTTTTCACGCCGCTCGTGCAGCGCGGCCTTACGCTTAAAAACCGCCTCGTTATCTCGCCCATGTGTCAGTACAGCGCCCAGGATGGGTTCAGCAACGACTGGCACCTGGTGCACCTCGGCTCCCGGGCCGTGGGCGGGGCCAGCCTGATTCTGCTGGAAGCCACGGCCGTGGTGCCCGAAGGCCGCATCACCCCCGATGACCTGGGCATCTGGCACGACGACCACGTCACCAACCTGCGCCGCATCGTGGAATTCCTGAAAAGTCAGGGCTGCGTGGCCGGCATCCAGCTGGCCCACGCCGGCCGCAAAGCCAGCCACGCCAGCCCCTGGAAAGGCGGCCAGCAACTTGGCCCCGAGGAAGGTGGCTGGAACACCGTAGCGCCGTCGGCCCTGGCCTTCAGCCCCGAGGAAACCGCCCCCGAAGCCCTGGATGCCGCCGGTATTCAGGCCGTGGTTGAGGCGTTCCGCGTTGGAGCCCGCCGTTCCATAGCCGCCGGGTTTGAGGTGCTGGAAATTCACGCGGCCCACGGCTACCTGCTGCACCAGTTCCTTTCGCCGCTCAGCAACCAGCGCACCGATGCCTACGGCGGCTCCTTCGAGAACCGCAGCCGCCTGCTGCTGGAAGTAGTGGCCGCCACCCGCGCCGAAATGCCCGACCACCTACCCCTGTGGGTGCGCGTTTCGGCCACCGACTGGACCGAGGGCGGCTGGACGGCCGAGGACACCGTGCGTCTGGCAGCCATCCTGAAAGCCAACGGCGTGGAGTTGCTCGACTGCTCCACCGGCGGCAATGTGCCCAAGGCCGATATTCCCGTGGGCCCCGGCTACCAAGTGCCGTTTGCTGAGCAGGTGCGCCGCGAAACCGGCCTGCCCACCGGGGCCGTGGGCCTGATTACCGAGGCCCAGCAGGCCGAGGAAATCCTCACCAGCGGCCAGGCCGATGTGGTGCTGCTGGCTCGGGAGTCGTTGCGGGATGCCTACTTCCCCCTGCACGCCGCCCACGATCTGGGGGCCGAGGTGGCCTGGCCGCCCCAGTACGAGCGGGCCAAGCCGCGCCACTAA
- a CDS encoding efflux RND transporter periplasmic adaptor subunit: MKKLVGVGLVLFVAASSSVLPLWLTPTDTLADDLPVPTAQFLAVAHGQPASAPAAGQPVPARQTGKVYEVYFHEGQHVRQGQVLLKVVERLPSVPQQQLQLRLLRQQQAYQALAQQVPAATATELAAANQQLTATRQLLARQVPMLSFVFVTAPTDGVITGRMAAPGDRLTPQTPVATLSTELPADTTLLLTSVR, from the coding sequence ATGAAAAAATTAGTTGGCGTAGGGCTTGTCCTTTTCGTCGCGGCAAGCAGCTCGGTGCTGCCCCTCTGGCTGACGCCCACCGACACCCTGGCCGATGACTTGCCGGTACCCACCGCGCAGTTTCTGGCCGTAGCGCACGGCCAGCCCGCCTCCGCCCCGGCGGCCGGCCAGCCGGTGCCGGCCCGGCAAACGGGCAAGGTGTACGAAGTGTATTTCCATGAAGGTCAGCATGTGCGTCAGGGTCAGGTGCTGCTGAAAGTAGTAGAGCGGCTGCCCAGCGTACCGCAGCAGCAGTTGCAGCTACGCTTGCTGCGTCAGCAACAGGCGTATCAGGCGCTGGCGCAGCAAGTGCCGGCCGCTACCGCCACCGAGTTGGCTGCCGCCAACCAGCAGCTTACCGCTACTCGCCAACTGCTGGCGCGGCAGGTGCCCATGCTCAGCTTCGTGTTCGTGACGGCTCCCACCGATGGCGTTATCACAGGCCGAATGGCCGCGCCCGGTGACCGGCTCACTCCCCAGACGCCCGTGGCCACCCTCTCCACCGAACTGCCCGCCGATACCACACTGCTACTTACCAGCGTTAGGTAG
- a CDS encoding VF530 family protein: MPNLSNLPQDARDESGRLIRELHGVTLAQILEYLVAAYGWPELDSRIRINCFAVNPSIKSSLTFLRRTPWARAKVEELYVQTRTAEVLGHKLGSRGK; this comes from the coding sequence ATGCCCAACCTATCCAATCTGCCCCAGGACGCCCGCGACGAATCGGGCCGCCTCATACGGGAACTGCACGGCGTTACGCTGGCCCAGATTCTGGAGTATCTGGTAGCGGCTTACGGCTGGCCGGAGCTGGACAGCCGCATCCGCATCAACTGCTTCGCCGTGAATCCGAGTATCAAATCCAGCCTCACCTTTTTGCGCCGCACTCCCTGGGCCCGCGCCAAAGTGGAAGAGCTCTACGTGCAAACCCGCACCGCCGAGGTCCTGGGTCATAAATTAGGGAGCAGAGGTAAGTAA
- a CDS encoding acyltransferase family protein, with translation MPTPPGAPLAYRPELNGVRAIAVWLVVVQHWATPPIMMGEMGRLVFFVLSGYLISGIVWKQQAYPGAPGPWRQRLGTFYLRRLLRIIPPYYCALALSALLPLATIREHPLWFLLPAANQLFYYLQSWGEGCGHLWTLAVDEQFYLLWPALLGLVGRRVRWLLVIGAAGLLFRVGWSLLVTPGFVLVLLPASLDLFAAGTLLRLLEKTEALAAWARGRYVLAAWAGWWLLWSVLHPLQGGNIWLVVFPTVGAGAAFLTLAWLLRNPTAARRTGLMHPALVWMGQRSFGVYLYHLVLPVFWQRVVFRLWPAGSEWREILLDPLPTLLVLTPLLILLSAASWRFVEAPLDRLKQRLRYA, from the coding sequence ATGCCCACGCCGCCCGGCGCGCCCCTTGCTTACCGCCCTGAACTGAACGGTGTGCGCGCTATTGCAGTGTGGCTGGTGGTGGTGCAGCATTGGGCCACCCCGCCCATTATGATGGGTGAAATGGGCCGGTTGGTATTCTTCGTATTGAGCGGCTACCTGATTTCGGGCATTGTGTGGAAGCAGCAGGCCTATCCTGGAGCCCCCGGGCCGTGGCGGCAGCGGCTGGGAACCTTTTATCTGCGCCGCCTGCTGCGCATTATTCCGCCTTATTACTGTGCGCTGGCCCTGAGTGCCCTGCTGCCGCTGGCTACTATCCGGGAACATCCGCTGTGGTTTCTGCTGCCGGCGGCTAACCAGCTGTTCTACTACCTGCAAAGCTGGGGTGAAGGCTGCGGCCACCTCTGGACCTTGGCCGTGGATGAGCAGTTTTATCTGCTGTGGCCGGCCCTGCTGGGGCTGGTGGGCCGCCGGGTGCGGTGGCTGCTGGTGATTGGTGCAGCGGGTTTGCTGTTCCGGGTGGGCTGGAGCCTGCTGGTAACGCCCGGGTTCGTGCTGGTACTCCTCCCTGCTTCCCTCGATTTGTTTGCGGCCGGCACCCTGCTGCGCCTGCTGGAAAAAACCGAGGCCCTGGCCGCCTGGGCGAGGGGCCGCTACGTGCTGGCGGCCTGGGCCGGCTGGTGGCTGCTCTGGAGCGTGCTGCACCCACTACAGGGCGGTAACATCTGGCTGGTTGTATTTCCCACGGTTGGGGCCGGCGCGGCTTTCCTGACCTTGGCCTGGCTGTTGCGCAACCCCACCGCCGCCCGCCGTACCGGCCTGATGCACCCGGCCTTGGTTTGGATGGGACAGCGCAGCTTTGGAGTGTACCTGTATCATTTGGTGCTGCCGGTATTCTGGCAGCGGGTAGTATTCAGGCTCTGGCCCGCCGGCTCCGAGTGGCGCGAAATCCTGCTGGACCCGTTGCCTACTCTGCTGGTGCTCACGCCACTTCTGATTCTGCTGAGTGCCGCGTCCTGGCGTTTTGTGGAGGCCCCGCTGGACCGACTAAAGCAGCGTTTGCGCTACGCCTAG
- a CDS encoding PPK2 family polyphosphate kinase, whose translation MAAHNLAKLPTRAPADYHKTTTLRELKKLRQELIDLQDRLYAENKHSVLVILQGMDASGKDGLIRRVFSGINPQGVRVFSFKEPTELELSHDFLWRIHQQVPPRGMMQVFNRSHYEDVLITRVEGLVTTEEARRRFSAINAFEKLLQQAGTTVLKFYLHVSETEQQERLQERLTDATKQWKYEHADHRKAGQYPQYQAVYEDVFHACNPTNCPWHIVPADQNWYKAYVVALTLRDALLKLNPKYPKP comes from the coding sequence ATGGCTGCCCACAACCTGGCCAAACTGCCCACCCGGGCCCCCGCCGACTACCACAAAACCACCACGCTGCGGGAGCTGAAGAAGCTGCGCCAGGAATTGATTGATTTGCAGGATCGGCTTTACGCTGAAAACAAGCACAGCGTGCTGGTAATTCTGCAGGGCATGGACGCCAGCGGCAAGGACGGCCTGATCCGGCGGGTGTTCAGCGGTATCAACCCGCAGGGCGTGCGGGTTTTCTCCTTCAAGGAGCCGACAGAACTAGAACTGTCCCACGACTTCCTCTGGCGGATACACCAGCAGGTGCCGCCCCGAGGCATGATGCAGGTTTTCAACCGCTCCCACTACGAGGACGTGCTGATTACGCGAGTGGAAGGCCTGGTAACGACCGAGGAAGCCCGCCGCCGGTTTTCAGCCATCAATGCTTTCGAGAAACTGCTGCAACAGGCCGGTACCACGGTGCTCAAGTTTTACCTGCACGTTTCGGAAACGGAGCAGCAGGAGCGCCTCCAGGAACGCCTGACTGACGCTACCAAGCAGTGGAAATACGAGCACGCCGACCACCGGAAGGCCGGTCAGTATCCGCAGTATCAGGCTGTGTACGAGGATGTATTCCACGCCTGCAACCCCACCAACTGCCCCTGGCACATTGTGCCCGCCGATCAGAACTGGTACAAAGCCTACGTGGTGGCCCTCACCCTCCGCGATGCGCTGCTAAAGCTGAACCCAAAGTATCCAAAGCCGTAG